One genomic segment of Streptococcus salivarius includes these proteins:
- a CDS encoding UDP-N-acetylglucosamine 1-carboxyvinyltransferase: protein MRKIIINGGKKLQGEVTVSGAKNSVVALIPAIILSDGVVTLDGVPAISDVDNLIEIIEVMGGSVKRDGETLEIDPRGVKDMPMPFGKINSLRASYYFYGSLLGRYGQATVGLPGGCDLGPRPIDLHLKAFEAMGASISYEAESMRIATDAGQCIKGAHIYMDTVSVGATINTMLAAAKAEGRTVIENAAREPEIIDVATLLNNMGARVRGAGTEVITIDGVESLHGTRHQVIPDRIEAGSYIAMAAAIGKGVKVKNVLYEHLESFIAKLEAMGVRMTVEEDAIFVEEQGDLKPVDIKTSPYPGFATDLQQPMTPLLLKASGRGKIIDTIYEKRVNHVPELARMGADIQVLGGQIVYNGPTQLSGVPVKASDLRAGAALVTAGLMAEGQTEITNIEFILRGYSNIIEKLSDLGADIRLIED, encoded by the coding sequence ATGCGTAAAATTATCATCAATGGTGGTAAGAAACTTCAGGGAGAAGTTACAGTATCAGGGGCTAAAAATTCAGTTGTTGCATTGATTCCAGCCATCATTTTATCTGATGGGGTGGTTACTCTTGATGGGGTACCAGCAATCAGCGACGTCGATAACCTCATTGAAATTATAGAAGTAATGGGTGGTTCTGTTAAGCGTGATGGCGAAACACTTGAAATTGATCCACGAGGCGTTAAGGATATGCCAATGCCATTTGGTAAGATTAACAGCCTTCGTGCTTCTTACTATTTCTACGGTAGCTTGCTTGGACGTTACGGACAGGCAACAGTAGGTTTGCCAGGTGGCTGTGATTTGGGACCACGTCCTATTGACCTTCACCTTAAGGCGTTTGAAGCGATGGGTGCTAGCATTTCCTATGAAGCGGAGTCTATGCGTATTGCGACTGATGCTGGTCAATGCATTAAGGGTGCTCATATTTACATGGATACGGTCAGTGTTGGAGCGACTATCAATACCATGTTGGCAGCAGCTAAGGCTGAGGGTCGTACGGTTATTGAAAATGCGGCGCGTGAACCTGAGATTATTGATGTAGCAACTCTTCTTAACAATATGGGCGCACGTGTACGTGGCGCTGGTACAGAGGTTATCACGATTGACGGTGTAGAGAGCTTACATGGCACTCGTCACCAAGTTATTCCAGACCGTATTGAAGCGGGTTCTTACATTGCTATGGCCGCGGCTATCGGTAAGGGAGTTAAGGTTAAAAATGTTCTTTATGAACACCTTGAAAGTTTTATTGCTAAACTTGAAGCAATGGGTGTTCGTATGACAGTTGAAGAAGATGCCATCTTTGTGGAAGAGCAAGGTGATCTAAAACCTGTTGACATTAAGACGTCGCCTTATCCAGGTTTTGCAACAGATTTACAACAACCGATGACACCGTTGTTATTGAAAGCAAGTGGTCGAGGAAAAATCATAGATACAATTTATGAAAAACGTGTGAACCACGTTCCTGAATTGGCTCGTATGGGAGCTGATATTCAAGTACTCGGTGGACAGATTGTTTATAACGGTCCAACGCAACTCTCAGGTGTACCAGTAAAAGCTAGTGATTTACGTGCGGGTGCGGCGCTTGTTACGGCAGGTCTTATGGCAGAAGGTCAAACTGAAATTACCAATATTGAGTTTATCCTTCGCGGGTATTCAAATATCATTGAGAAACTTTCTGACCTTGGTGCAGATATTCGTTTGATTGAAGATTAA